CCGTGGCCGACATCGAGGAAAAAGACCTCCAGCCGCCCCGGGCGATAGGGCCGCACCGGCAGGGCGATGACAAGGAGCATGCCGGCCAGCACGACGGCGGCAACGCTGCGCCAGAAAATTTTCAGCCTGGCGAGCGAGACAAGATAGAAAAGGATCCCGATCGCTGCCAGCAGCCAAAGCGGCGGCGAGGGGCGGAAGATGTTCCAGGCCAGATGACCGTAGAACCAGCGGCTGATAGAGAAAAAAATGTCCAGCAAAACCGCAGCCAGCGCCATGGCCGGCGCGGCAACTCCAAGAGGGGCCAAGAACAGCAGCAGGGCGGCGCAGACGGTAATCGCCCCGGCCAGTGGCACCAGCAGGAGACCGCTGAAAATCGAGGCCAGGGCAAAGCGCTGAAAAAAGTAAAGGGAAAGAGGGAGTGCCAGCAGCGTGGCCGACGCATTCGCGGTCAGCAGCTCGGCCGCGTAGCGCGGCAGCTTTTTCAGCAACGGGAGAAAGATCCGCCGCCCGGACAATAGGGCCGCGGTCAGGGCGAAGGTCAGAACATAGCCGGGATCGAGGAACTGGGCCGGGTTGAACGCCAGCAGCAGCAAACCGCAAAAAGAGACGACGTTGGACAGTTGGACGTCCAGGAAATAAGCCCGAGCGAAGAACAACAGCAAGCCCATCAGCACCGCCCGCTGGGCCGAGATATCGAACCCCGACAGCGCCAGGAAAAGGACCAGCAGCAGCGAGGTGGCGAGGTAGCGGGGCTTGGTCGGGACGCGGAGCCAGCGGCAGAGGAGCAGGGAGACCAGGGCCAGCATGCCGATGTTGGCCCCGGAGATGGCCAGCAGATGGAAGACGCCGCTGCCTATCAGCTCCTCCTGGGTGGATGCCTCAAGCCGGCCGCGGTCGCCGAGCACGGTGGCCTCGAGAAAAACTCCCGCCGGCAGCAGGAGCCCCTGGCGCTGAAAACGCCGTTCGACCGCCCGGCGGACGCTCTCGCGCCAGGCGCCGATCATCCGCCAAAAGAGGTTCGTTTGGGCGGTCAGTCGCAGCAGCTGCGTTGACTTGCAGTAGCCGCTCACGGCGAGCTTGTTGACCAGCAGGTACTTCTCGAAGGGGTTGGGAAAAAAATTCGTGTTCAGGCGCTGGGGCTGAAGCCGCGCCGCCGCCTCGATTTTATCGCCGCGGTTGAAGCCCCGGCAATCGCCCCGGCACTGGATAACGACGTTCATCGTCCGCTCGAGCCGATGGCCCGGCCATTGGAAGGAGCGCGCCCGCAGCAGCAGCTGCGACGATTCGTTGCCGATTTCCGGGTAGGCCAGCAGGGTGCCGCGGATGGTGATGTATTCGCCCGGTGGAAAGCGGACATCCCGGTCGTCGTCAAAAACATCCTTCTGTTTTAAAAAAGCGTTGCAAAACAGCAGGGCCAGGGCCAGGACCACGGTAACATAAGCCGTTTTGTATTTTTTAAAATAAAACAGGACTAGGTACGCGACAAAAGCGACCAGCGCCAGCGGTTTAAAAATAAAAGGGTTGACCGCCGCGGCGTCGACCCAAAAAAGGGCGGCCAGGACAGCGAGGAAAACCGGGGTGAAAATGTCGCGCATGGGAAATCATATTCAAATAAAACCAAATAAAGCAATCTGCATTTTTGTTACAATGTGGAATTTTTTCACTTTTTCAAAACACATGACATGTGAACCTACGGAGCGTTTGGGCACCTTCCCCGGCGAGGGGAAACGCTGGCCGCCTCGGTCGTGAACGACACTGTTTGAGCCCCGGTTTGCCGGGGCGAGTTGTCGTTCAAGTTTCACTGAGCCGCGGAAAGGTCAAACGCGGAGGGGTGAACAAGTCATGTGTTTTGTAAAACTCGATGGTCGCTCCCGTTGCGGTTGAATTTTGCGGCCGGCTGGGGTATGATTGTCCTTAAAAACCAAGGAAAATAATGAAACGCAGGGACTTCATCAGGAG
This genomic window from Candidatus Aminicenantes bacterium contains:
- a CDS encoding DNA internalization-related competence protein ComEC/Rec2, coding for MRDIFTPVFLAVLAALFWVDAAAVNPFIFKPLALVAFVAYLVLFYFKKYKTAYVTVVLALALLFCNAFLKQKDVFDDDRDVRFPPGEYITIRGTLLAYPEIGNESSQLLLRARSFQWPGHRLERTMNVVIQCRGDCRGFNRGDKIEAAARLQPQRLNTNFFPNPFEKYLLVNKLAVSGYCKSTQLLRLTAQTNLFWRMIGAWRESVRRAVERRFQRQGLLLPAGVFLEATVLGDRGRLEASTQEELIGSGVFHLLAISGANIGMLALVSLLLCRWLRVPTKPRYLATSLLLVLFLALSGFDISAQRAVLMGLLLFFARAYFLDVQLSNVVSFCGLLLLAFNPAQFLDPGYVLTFALTAALLSGRRIFLPLLKKLPRYAAELLTANASATLLALPLSLYFFQRFALASIFSGLLLVPLAGAITVCAALLLFLAPLGVAAPAMALAAVLLDIFFSISRWFYGHLAWNIFRPSPPLWLLAAIGILFYLVSLARLKIFWRSVAAVVLAGMLLVIALPVRPYRPGRLEVFFLDVGHGDSEVIVFPGAGDALLIDGGGSSYSDFQVGRRIVLPFLVQKRIRVRWAAVSHCHPDHARGMAEIIAILAPEELWLSASLAKDEYYRQLLASKPDKTAVKKIQRGFVKNIAGCSIACLSPPHFIEADAAENNHSMVLRVTDSRAAFLFCGDIEKDVEAELATTFGSGLAAAVQKIPHHGSRTSSSAPFLDLIRPQLAVISVPAYSSYGFPHPEVIERLKQRDIRWLSTARAGGIMIAPMTAGLEIVVSK